CAACTGATGCAAGTACAGTTGTTAATACTAAAACTGATAGTGAAACAAATGTAACTTCAACACCAAACATATTAGCTGCTAAGATTGCGAACATTGGTAAATGGATACAAACTCCGTCCATATTTATTGTAGAGCCTAAAGGTAACGCGAATGAAGAAATATTTTCGTTTATTTTTAAATCTTCTTTTGCAACTCTAAGAGATACAGGAAGAGCTGCTGCAGAACTTCTTGTTACAAATGCAGTAAGCATAGGTTCTTTTATCTTCATCAAAACTTTGAAAGGATTTACTTTTAATGTTATTGCCATCATTAAAGGATAAACTATTAATACCATAGCAACAATTCCAAGTACAACACCAATTGTAAGTTTGATGTAAGGTCCAAATAGTGATGAACCATAACTTGCAAAGTTTACTGAAGTAAGAGCGAATACCCCAATTGGAGAATATGCTAAAATCCAATCTACAATTTTAAATATAGCTTCTTTTGCAACATCAATTATCTCAAGTAAAGTCTTAACTTTTGTTGAATATTCTGCTCTTTCAGAAATCATCTTAAGTGCAAGCCCAAAAGCTATAGAAAATACTATAATAGCTAGAAAATTACCGTCTGCCAGCGCTTTGAATGGATTTTGGAACATACTAATAAATACATCTGTTAATGAATTGTTAGCTTTACTTGCAATTTCAGAAGTATTTTGTGTATTTATAAGAGTTTTCCATGCCGCTTTTTGTGCTTCTCCTGATCCAGGATTAAATCCCATCGCAAGTACTGAGCCTAAAACTGCTGCAAAAAGTGAAGTTAAAAAGTACCAAACTATTACTTTTATTCCAATTTTTCCAAACTCCTTAGTTGGAACTGAAGCCGCCCCGTCAATTAAGGACAAGAATATTACAGGTATTACAATCATTTTTAACATTGCAACTAAAACTTGGCCAAACGGGGAAACGATTTTAACATAAGTAGTAATATCAACTTTCGTTAACCACAATACAACTCCAAGTATCAATCCTGCAATAAAAGCTATAAATACTTGAAGTACCAGATTTTTTTTACTCATAATAGCCTCCTTCTAAAAATTTTCAACATTATCAGTCCAAATACATAAAATAATAGTGTTGATTTTTAATTATATTTCGAGGGTGTTTTTATCAAAAAAAGCTTAAGTAAAAATCATCCCTCTTAACTATTATATTATCATATATGCCATTCGATTGTCAATCGTTTTTATTGATATTATTACACTGAAAACATTCAAAATATAACATTTTTTGCTAAAATTTTTTTCACAATCTTTGCATTTTTCTATTTATTTTTTGTCATTTTTATATTATAATATTATTGTACAATAATATTAAGGAGGGACATTAATGGAGAGTAAATTGGTTACATTGTTAAGAAAAGTTTTGATAGATAAGACTTTTGATTTAAAAACTGACAGAAGATTATATTCAGAATTTACTGTTCTTAAAGTTAAGAAAAAGACTGTAATAATAAAAGAAAACGACAAATTGGATTATTTATATTTGTTAGTTAGAGGAAGTGCGAATGTTGTTCATTTCACTCCAGTTGGTGAATTAATTGTTTTTAATCATATAACAAATACTTCTATATTTGGTTTACTTGAATTTATGGATAATAAACACGATTTCTACAAGAGTGTTGCATTTTTTAAAGATACAAGACTTATCAGAATTCCTGTTGAAAGATTTGAACAAGAAGCTGAGAGTATTGAACTTCTAAAAATTTACAACCATTTCTTATTAGATTTTGCAAAACATTCCATTGCTACATTCGATTTAACTAAGAATTATGGAAGAAAGAAAAACCTAATTGAATTTTTCTTATCAAAATGTGTAGATGTAGAATTCCCTGTTAGAATTACTCTAACTAAAAAAGTAATTTCGGACTATTTGAGAATTAATGAAAGAACAATGTATAGATATTTGAATGAATTAATAGATAGAAATTGTATTTCAAGAAAAACTGGTAAGATTATAATTTCAAAGGAAAATTATGATAATCTAGTTGAATACTCAAAAGAAAAAGGTGTGGATAACGAATAATAGGTGGAAGTGATGGATAATTCTATAGAAAATGTAAATTTATCAAGTTCGGATAGCACAACAAAAAGATTTAATTTAAAATCTTTAATTTTAGTTATAAACTATTTTATAACTCCATTTATTATTGCTGCGATAATTTGTTTCTTTTTAGTAGATGGAGATTATCCTAGAAGTACAATGAATTCACCCATCGTAACAAAATTCTTTCAAAACAATAAATTTATATTGGAAGATGAAGAAATATTTAAGGATGTCTTTATAAGTGTAGTAACTTCTATTACAACACTTATAACATTTATAATAGGCGTTTTATTAAGTAGAAAAAGAACTGATAGTATTTCAACAAAAAAATCTGAAGCTACTTTAGTAAAATTACTGCTACTCGGAGTTGGACTAGGAATATTTATGATTTTGTGGAATATTATCATCTCACAAGCCTATAGACTATTTGGACTAAGTTTTAAAAGTGAAAATAGCCAAGGCATTTTCAGAGATTTACAATATAATAAGATATTATTAATAATAAATCTATTATTTTCAGCTCCAATTGGAGAAGAAATTGTATTTAAATATGGTATATTTACATTTTTTCACGAAATTTTTCATGATCAAGGAAAAATTTTAAGAATATTTATACCGGCATTAATCTCCGCTTTTATATTTGCGATGATTCATGACGGATTGTATTTAGTTCCATTGTATATAGTTCCAAGTTTTATAGGATGTTTAATATACGAAAAGACAAAATCTTTGTTACCTTGTATATTTGGTCATTTTATAAATAATTTCATAGCATTAATAATGATGTTAACACAGTTAACCCACTTGTTCTAATTGTTTACATAGGGTTATCTCAATAAGAATAAGACCTACCAAGATGTATCTTATTGGATGGGTTAGTAAAAATCTTGTTGTTTCACAAAAAAAGCTATTGAAGTTTTACTTCAATAGCTTTTTTGTTTACAATTTTTTACTATTTTACAACTTTAGAATTTACTTCTTCCAAAATTTTATCAAGGAATGCTTCGAATTTCATTGATCCCTTATCCCCTTCTCCACGTTTTCTAACGGAAACTGTTCTTTCGTTTACTTCATTTTCTCCAACGATTAAACTATATGGGATTTTAGCAAGTTGTGCTTCTCTGATTTTTAATCCGATTTTTTCTGCTCTGTCATCTACGACTGCTCTTATATCTTTTTTAGCAAATTCTTTTTGTAATTCATTTGCATAGTCATTAAATTTATCAGAAATAGGTAAAATCTTAACTTGTTCAGGGGCTAACCAAGTTGGAAACGCTCCTTTATATTCTTCAATCAAGTAAGCTACGAATCTTTCCATTGTAGAAACAATTCCTCTGTGAATTACAACAGGTCTATGAGTATTCTTTCCGTCTTCTCCAACATAAGTTAAGTCAAATCTTTCCGGCAATAAGAAGTCAAGTTGAATTGTAGAAAGAGTTTCTTCCAAACCAATTGCAGTCTTAACTTGAACATCAAGTTTAGGACCGTAAAAAGCAGCTTCTCCTTTTGCTTCAAAGTATTCATATCCTAAGTCATCCATTGCACTCTTAAGCATTGCTTCAGCATTATTCCACATTTCATCATCATCAAAGTATTTTTCTTTATTTTCAGGATCCCTATAACTCAATCTGAATCTGAAATTCTTTATATCGAAATCTTCATAAACTGATTTCATTAAATTTACAACTCTTGTAAATTCTTCCTTAATTTGATCAGGACGAACAAAGATATGGGCATCATTTAAAGTCATTTCTCTAACTCTTTGTAATCCTGAAAGTGTTCCACTCATTTCATAACGATGCATCATTCCAAGTTCAGCAATTCTTATAGGGAATTCCTTGTAACTATGAACATCATTATTGTAAATTTCCATATGATGTGGACAGTTCATAGGTCTTAAAACTAATAATTCTCCATTTCCTAAGTCCATTGGTGGGAACATACTGTCTTGATAGTGATCCCAATGACCTGAAGTTTTATACAAGTCAACATTAGCAAGAATTGGAGTATAAACATGTTCATATCCACATTCAATTTCTTTATCAACTATATATCTTTCAACTACACGTCTAATTGTAGCTCCTTTCGGTAGCCAGAAAGGAAGTCCTGCCCCAACATTTTGGCTAATCATAAAGATTCCCAATTCTTTGCCGATTTTTCTATGGTCTCTTTGTTTTGCATCTTCTAAAAATTCAAGATATTCATCCAAATCTTTTTTCTTTTCAAAAGTTATACCGTAAATTCTTTGTAGCATTTTATTTTTTTCGCTACCTCTCCAGTATGCACCAGCTATACTTAAAAGTTTAACTGCTTTTATCTTTTTAACATCAACAAGATGTGGTCCTCTACAAAGGTCAGTAAATTCTCCTAATTCATAGAAAGAAAGTTCAGCATCTTTGTCAAAGCCTTCAATTAAATCAATTTTATAATCTTGTCCTTTTTCAGCAAAATATTTTAAGGCAAAGTCTCTATCAACTTCTTTTCTATCAACAGAATATCCTTCCTTAACAATTTTCTTCATTTCTGCTTCGATTTTTTCTAAATCTTCCGGTGTGAATTTATGTTCAGAATCCAAGTCATAATAAAATCCGTTGTCTATTGCAGGACCTATTCCAAATTTTGTATCAGGAAATAGTCTTTGAATAGCAAGAGCCATAACGTGACTTGATGTATGCCAAAAAATTTCTTTTCCCTCTTTGTCTTCAAACTTTACAAATTTAACTGTACAATCTTCTTTTAAAGTTTCACTTAAACCTTTTATAATATCATCATTAACAACAGCACCGATAACATTTCTTGCAAAACCTTCAGAAATGCTAATTGCAACATCTAAAATCTTTACACCTTTTTCAAATTCATGAACAGACCCGTCAGGGAATGTAACTTTAATCATTTCCATATTATCCTCCTATAAAAAAAGAGCCTCATCCCTACAAAACTGTAGGGACGATGACTCGTGGTTCCACCCTAATTACTTCTTAATTAAATAAAAGACTCAGTAATAGTTTTCGGTAAATAGCATTCTTAAATGAAATTCCAGCCACGTTTCATTCTCTCTTAAAGCGCTTAAGTCCTACTCGTTACTTCAACATCTATATTAAATTCAATAATCCTTCGAAATCAACAGTCGATTGTTCTCCTGTCTTTAAATCTTTAACAGTATAATTATTATTTGCCTTTTCGTCCTCACCGACTATGATTATATAAGGAATATTTAATTTGTCCGCATAAGATATTTTTTTCTTCATCTTTGCGTCCTCAAAATATATTTGTATTATTTTACCACTATTTTCAAATTTATTCAATAGTTTTATAGCATAATCATAACAATTTTCCATTGGAATAATCAAAGCATCTATACTATTAGTTTTAATTTCTTTAAATAAGTTTTTATCAAGTAGTTGATAGAACAATCTTGTAAGTCCGATAGAAATACCAACTCCCGGTAAAATCAGACTTGTATAATTGCTTGCCAAGTCGTCATATCTTCCACCAGAACAAACACTTCCAAGTTGTCTATAATTTTCTAAAAAAGTTTCATAAACTGTTCCAGTATAGTAATCAAGCCCTCTTGTAATTGTAAGATTAATCCTTATAAAATCCTCAGGAATTCCAAAAAGTTTCATACATTCATAAACTTCTTTAAGTTCTTCAACTCCTTTTTCAAAAAGTTCGTTCTCGATTCTTAAAGTATTTAGTTTTTCAATAATTTCTTCATTACTTCCCGAAATTTTTATAAATTCTGTAATTTTTTCTAAACTATTATCATCAAGTCCTGTATTTTTAAGTTCTTCTACAACTTTATCAAAACCAATTTTTTCAATCTTGTCGATAATTCGAAGCATATCAGTTTTATTATCTATACCCAGATTTTCAAAAAGTCCATTAATAATTTTTAAATTACTAAAATTTATTGCAAATTTTTCATTAATAATTTTTGAAAAAATTTCATAGATTATAAAAGGAAGTTCTGCATCATTTTTGATATCTAATTTTCCGTTTCCAATAACGTCAATATCACATTGATAAAATTCCTTATATCTTCCCTTTTGATTTCTCTCTCCACGATAAACTTTACCTATATGATATCTTCTAAAAGGAAAATTCAAGTCGCTAAAATATTGAGCAACATATCTTGCTAAAGGCACAGTAAGATCAAATCTTAAAGAAATGTCCTTGCTTTCAGAATCAATTTTAAAAATTTGTTTTGTAGTTTCTCCGCCGCCTTTAGCCAAAAGAATTTCATTCTTTTCAAAAACTGGTGTATCTATTGGTAAAAATCCACGTTTTTTAAAAGTATCTTCAATTATATTCTTAACATTGTCGAACAAAATTTGCTCATTTGGTAAAAGTTCCATAGTACCAACAACATTGCTCGGTTTAATAAATCCCATAATTACCTCCAGAGTGAAATAATTCCACCTAAATCGACAAAAGTTTCATCTTTAGGATAGAGTATTTTCACATTTTCTTCATCAGTTACGCGTTTAATTATATCATAATCTGGATATTTTGTCACATCACCATAAAATAATAAAATATCATCGGAAACAAAACCACAAGTCCCTCCAATAAATCCGTTTTTATATCCTTTTAAAATAATTCCTTCATTTGTAACAAGTTCCACATCGATATTCTCAGCTTTTAATGTTTTATATACTCCCTCATCACTTGTTATTATATGATTTTCAAAACAAATCATACTACAATTTGCATAACCTTGATTTATCTTTACATATTCTCTATTTAATCTTAGTTTTTCAAAAATTTCTTTTGTGGTAAATTTTTCATTATGAAAAAAATATTTCTTATTTTTTGCAATACTTAAAACCCTCTCTCCATTTTTAAAATTAGAAACGTCCACTTTTTTAAAATTAAATCCACTCAAATACTCACTATAATAATCATAAACAGAATTTTCTATATAAATATCTTCATCAATCTTTACAATACTAAGGTCTGGATGGTCATTATAATTTTTATTAAATTTTTCATTATTCAAACTTTTTATATACTTCATATTTTCTTTTTCTAAAAGTTCAAAAAATTTTGCACTAGCGCGGTTACTAACTATAATTTTTTGTAACATATTTATCTCCTAAATGATTAAGTTTTATATAATTGGGTAATACTAGATTTGATAATTATAATAATAATGTATTTATATTTTATTATAACACATTTTATCATATTTTATTTATTAGGAGGATGTTTATGTTAAAAGAATTTAAAGAGTTTGCCTTAAAAGGTAATGTAATGGACTTAGCAGTCGGTGTAATTATTGGTGGAGCTTTCGGAAAAATCGTTACATCATTAGTTAATGATGTTCTAATGCCTTTAATTTCAATGTTAACAGGTGGAATTAATTTTTCAGACCTAAAAATTGTATTAAAAGCAGCAGATCCATCAAAAGAAATTGCTGAAGTTGCTTTTAAATATGGTGCATTTATTCAAAATGTTATTGATTTTCTAATTATTGCTTTCTGTATATTTATGATGGTAAAAGCTATGAATAAATTAAGCAGAAAGAAAGAAGAAGTTGAAGAAGCACCAGCTGCTCCGACTCAAGAAGAAATCTTAACAGATATTAAGAATATCTTAAATGATATTAAAGAAAAAAACTAATATAGAAAATTTTCTTAAACATAGAAGCCGAGTTGTAATTTCAACTCGGCTTTTTTATTGTGAAACAACAAGGTTCCCAGAAACTCACCTGATGCGAAGCATCATGAAATCGTGGGGTTCTTATTAATTTTGTTTTTCACAAATCCCTTCCATTAAGAAAATTCTAAAATCAATCTCCTTACTTCTTCCATTCCATAAAATCTCATAGTTTTTCGGAATAAATGAGGCTCTTTTAAAATAATTTTCCATTTCTTTTCTTGAAAATCCATCATGTCCATCAAAGTTTGGAAAATCCTTATGAAAGTCAGGAGAAACTGTATCTAAATCCATTATAATTATTTTTCCATTTTCTTTCAAATGTTTTCTTAACAACTTAAGCTCTGCATCTACATCTACAATATGATGAAAAGCAGTTAAACTGTAAATTATATCATATTTTTCATTCGAATTATCCAAAAAATTTTCATCATTTATACTGATATTTTCTATTTCCATTTCATTTATTCTCTTTAAAGACTCATCTCTCATCTTTAAAGAAGTATCAATACAATCAATATGTTTTAAATCTTTAGATAATAAAGTTGCAAGAAGTCCATCTCCCGATCCGATTTCAAGAGCCTTTTTCTCTTTCAGATTTTTTCCTAAAT
Above is a genomic segment from Parvimonas micra containing:
- a CDS encoding dicarboxylate/amino acid:cation symporter; its protein translation is MSKKNLVLQVFIAFIAGLILGVVLWLTKVDITTYVKIVSPFGQVLVAMLKMIVIPVIFLSLIDGAASVPTKEFGKIGIKVIVWYFLTSLFAAVLGSVLAMGFNPGSGEAQKAAWKTLINTQNTSEIASKANNSLTDVFISMFQNPFKALADGNFLAIIVFSIAFGLALKMISERAEYSTKVKTLLEIIDVAKEAIFKIVDWILAYSPIGVFALTSVNFASYGSSLFGPYIKLTIGVVLGIVAMVLIVYPLMMAITLKVNPFKVLMKIKEPMLTAFVTRSSAAALPVSLRVAKEDLKINENISSFALPLGSTINMDGVCIHLPMFAILAANMFGVEVTFVSLSVLVLTTVLASVGAGGVPGGSLMLLFIILQNMKLSPDQIAIIVGLALGINPILDMFETMNNVTGDIVCTYSVAKLSGLVDEEE
- a CDS encoding Crp/Fnr family transcriptional regulator; translated protein: MESKLVTLLRKVLIDKTFDLKTDRRLYSEFTVLKVKKKTVIIKENDKLDYLYLLVRGSANVVHFTPVGELIVFNHITNTSIFGLLEFMDNKHDFYKSVAFFKDTRLIRIPVERFEQEAESIELLKIYNHFLLDFAKHSIATFDLTKNYGRKKNLIEFFLSKCVDVEFPVRITLTKKVISDYLRINERTMYRYLNELIDRNCISRKTGKIIISKENYDNLVEYSKEKGVDNE
- a CDS encoding CPBP family intramembrane glutamic endopeptidase; protein product: MDNSIENVNLSSSDSTTKRFNLKSLILVINYFITPFIIAAIICFFLVDGDYPRSTMNSPIVTKFFQNNKFILEDEEIFKDVFISVVTSITTLITFIIGVLLSRKRTDSISTKKSEATLVKLLLLGVGLGIFMILWNIIISQAYRLFGLSFKSENSQGIFRDLQYNKILLIINLLFSAPIGEEIVFKYGIFTFFHEIFHDQGKILRIFIPALISAFIFAMIHDGLYLVPLYIVPSFIGCLIYEKTKSLLPCIFGHFINNFIALIMMLTQLTHLF
- the thrS gene encoding threonine--tRNA ligase; translation: MEMIKVTFPDGSVHEFEKGVKILDVAISISEGFARNVIGAVVNDDIIKGLSETLKEDCTVKFVKFEDKEGKEIFWHTSSHVMALAIQRLFPDTKFGIGPAIDNGFYYDLDSEHKFTPEDLEKIEAEMKKIVKEGYSVDRKEVDRDFALKYFAEKGQDYKIDLIEGFDKDAELSFYELGEFTDLCRGPHLVDVKKIKAVKLLSIAGAYWRGSEKNKMLQRIYGITFEKKKDLDEYLEFLEDAKQRDHRKIGKELGIFMISQNVGAGLPFWLPKGATIRRVVERYIVDKEIECGYEHVYTPILANVDLYKTSGHWDHYQDSMFPPMDLGNGELLVLRPMNCPHHMEIYNNDVHSYKEFPIRIAELGMMHRYEMSGTLSGLQRVREMTLNDAHIFVRPDQIKEEFTRVVNLMKSVYEDFDIKNFRFRLSYRDPENKEKYFDDDEMWNNAEAMLKSAMDDLGYEYFEAKGEAAFYGPKLDVQVKTAIGLEETLSTIQLDFLLPERFDLTYVGEDGKNTHRPVVIHRGIVSTMERFVAYLIEEYKGAFPTWLAPEQVKILPISDKFNDYANELQKEFAKKDIRAVVDDRAEKIGLKIREAQLAKIPYSLIVGENEVNERTVSVRKRGEGDKGSMKFEAFLDKILEEVNSKVVK
- the hisS gene encoding histidine--tRNA ligase codes for the protein MGFIKPSNVVGTMELLPNEQILFDNVKNIIEDTFKKRGFLPIDTPVFEKNEILLAKGGGETTKQIFKIDSESKDISLRFDLTVPLARYVAQYFSDLNFPFRRYHIGKVYRGERNQKGRYKEFYQCDIDVIGNGKLDIKNDAELPFIIYEIFSKIINEKFAINFSNLKIINGLFENLGIDNKTDMLRIIDKIEKIGFDKVVEELKNTGLDDNSLEKITEFIKISGSNEEIIEKLNTLRIENELFEKGVEELKEVYECMKLFGIPEDFIRINLTITRGLDYYTGTVYETFLENYRQLGSVCSGGRYDDLASNYTSLILPGVGISIGLTRLFYQLLDKNLFKEIKTNSIDALIIPMENCYDYAIKLLNKFENSGKIIQIYFEDAKMKKKISYADKLNIPYIIIVGEDEKANNNYTVKDLKTGEQSTVDFEGLLNLI
- a CDS encoding DUF6873 family GME fold protein, whose protein sequence is MLQKIIVSNRASAKFFELLEKENMKYIKSLNNEKFNKNYNDHPDLSIVKIDEDIYIENSVYDYYSEYLSGFNFKKVDVSNFKNGERVLSIAKNKKYFFHNEKFTTKEIFEKLRLNREYVKINQGYANCSMICFENHIITSDEGVYKTLKAENIDVELVTNEGIILKGYKNGFIGGTCGFVSDDILLFYGDVTKYPDYDIIKRVTDEENVKILYPKDETFVDLGGIISLWR
- the mscL gene encoding large-conductance mechanosensitive channel protein MscL encodes the protein MLKEFKEFALKGNVMDLAVGVIIGGAFGKIVTSLVNDVLMPLISMLTGGINFSDLKIVLKAADPSKEIAEVAFKYGAFIQNVIDFLIIAFCIFMMVKAMNKLSRKKEEVEEAPAAPTQEEILTDIKNILNDIKEKN
- a CDS encoding class I SAM-dependent methyltransferase, producing MSNYFDEVAKVWNTEERKNRTFTIYEKMFKYLGKNLKEKKALEIGSGDGLLATLLSKDLKHIDCIDTSLKMRDESLKRINEMEIENISINDENFLDNSNEKYDIIYSLTAFHHIVDVDAELKLLRKHLKENGKIIIMDLDTVSPDFHKDFPNFDGHDGFSRKEMENYFKRASFIPKNYEILWNGRSKEIDFRIFLMEGICEKQN